Proteins encoded within one genomic window of Trichoderma asperellum chromosome 2, complete sequence:
- a CDS encoding uncharacterized protein (EggNog:ENOG41) yields the protein MAPSAAKLKEALIEGTCEIYKAEPDGTSVNKVRRHVEEKLGLDDGFFTSDAWKQKSKTIIKEQVDKLLDEDGSEPENEPDTKVGIKRQSSEAESPQPKRRKKASGPVKRKEESDVEETPKKESKTKVKKLASRSKAKSDASEEEDTKLGEIPSPDKSRKRSVKDESENESKHNTPNKGDSAAIKKQETPGDEKRPSLKNQPDSEAEDTKADIKDELKLEVNEEDEYSDVIDEPPIPKRKRGEKKESSSKPKASKSAIKKEATSTDDPKDAEIKKLQSQLTKCGVRKLWHIELKQYGDNTGAKIRHLKKMLSDIGMDGRFSEAKAREIKEMRELQADVEAAQEMDRLWGTSSGGRASRSKSSVTKQETKPGYGEDNEDDVDDGDDEEPTSFAARRRKAHADLAFLGDDSDSD from the exons ATGGCGCCTTCAGCCGCCAAGCTCAAAGAAGCGCTCATTGAAGGAACTTGCGAAATATACAAGGCAGAGCCCGACGGCACCTCTGTCAATAAAGTCCGGCGGCATGTCGAAGAAAAGCTCGGGCTAGATGATGGCTTCTTCACTAGCGATGCATGGAAGCAGAAAAGCAAGACGATTATCAAGGAGCAAGTG GACAAATTGCTTGACGAAGATGGTTCCGAACCAGAAAATGAACCTGATACCAAAGTTGGTATCAAGAGACAGTCATCTGAGGCTGAGTCTCCACAGCCTAAGCGACGGAAGAAGGCATCTGGGCCTgtgaagaggaaagaggagTCAGACGTTGAGGAAACTCCCAAAAAGGAATCCAAGACTAAGGTTAAGAAGCTTGCATCGCGCAGCAAGGCCAAGTCAGACGCctccgaagaagaggataccAAGTTAGGAGAGATTCCGTCACCTGATAAAAGTCGGAAACGAAGCGTAAAAGATGAATCTGAAAATGAATCAAAGCACAACACCCCCAACAAAGGTGATTCCGCTGCTATtaagaaacaagaaacacCAGGCGACGAGAAAAGGCCGTCATTAAAAAACCAGCCGGATTCGGAAGCAGAAGATACAAAGGCAGATATCAAGGATGAGTTGAAACTAGAAGTCAATGAGGAGGACGAGTATTCCGATGTAATCGACGAGCCACCGATCCCAAAACGCAAGAGaggcgaaaagaaagagagctcATCAAAACCAAAAGCTTCCAAGTCAGCAATTAAGAAGGAGGCCACCAGTACAGATGATCCCAAAGATGCAGAGATTAAAAAGCTACAGTCACAACTCACCAAATGCGGCGTTCGCAAGCTGTGGCACATAGAACTCAAGCAGTATGGGGACAATACCGGAGCAAAAATTCGCCACCTAAAGAAGATGTTATCCGATATTGGTATGGACGGGCGTTTCTCAGAGGCCAAGGCCCGCGAGATCAAAGAGATGCGAGAGCTACAGGCAGATGTCGAGGCAGCTCAGGAGATGGACCGCCTCTGGGGCACAAGCTCAGGTGGGAGGGCTAGCAGAAGTAAGAGCAGCGTAACCAAACAGGAAACCAAGCCAGGCTATGGGGAGGATAACGAGGACGACgtcgatgatggtgatgatgaagagccaACATCTTTTGCTGCGAGGCGAAGGAAAGCCCACGCGGATCTCGCATTTCTGGGGGATGACAGCGATTCCGATTAG